Proteins encoded in a region of the Lepeophtheirus salmonis chromosome 6, UVic_Lsal_1.4, whole genome shotgun sequence genome:
- the Slh gene encoding protein sly1 homolog, whose protein sequence is MASPSSSPAMALSLRSRQINTIQSLLKADDWKVLVYDSSGEDIICPLMKVKDLREFGVTLNAHLKDESREFVPDVTALYLVLPSSENIQRIIKDLEKGLYDAYKFFFLTPIPRHRLEEFASGAFAAPNNSIKSVVDQYLNFISLEENMFILGRQKAVKYESLHKIDVTDTEMDQMIEQMVDGLFSVCVTLCTVPIIRCPKGNAAEAVARKLDAKIRQNLSDARNSLFTHESGKGQYSFCRPVLIILDRQIDLATSLHHTWTYQALAHDVLNYSMNKVTIVEKGSGESETSGKKTRGCSLDPTDTFWNSHKGTPFPQVAEKIQEDLEEYKTREDQIKKIKHELGLDEEDLLTGNTEKLTSAMSSLPELLEKKRLIDMHTSIATCILDHIKQRRLDVFFELEEKIMSKQTLNERALLDIFEDPEAGTPEDKIRLFLIYFLCSGEEVSDTEIEQYERILSELGCDITPFHYLKRWRTINQLHSSNFTQSTTTDYTGGGTKTISMFGKLMAQSSSFVMEGVKNFVVKKHALPATKITEEIMEARSGQHQDNYLYLDPKILKGSLKEISKTKNSFQEGIVFMVGGGNYIEYQNLMDSTQAKSGFTSVASNNVNLSAMAATAGVTSSIGNRRIIYGCSALTNASDTLRQLSLLGKEL, encoded by the exons ATGGCGTCACCCTCCTCCTCACCAGCCATGGCTTTGTCCCTCAGGAGTCGTCAAATTAACACAATTCAGAGCCTATTAAAGGCAGATGATTGGAAGGTCCTCGTCTACGACTCTTCGGGGGAAGACATCATTTGCCCACTCATGAAAGTCAAAGATCTTCGTGAATTTGGAGTCACTCTTAATGCGCATCTCAAGGATGAATCTCGGGAATTCGTGCCTGACGTGACGGCACTTTATTTGGTGCTTCCCTCTTCCGAAAACATTCAAAGAATCATCAAGGATTTAGAAAAAGGCCTCTATGATGCATACAAATTCTTTTTCCTCACCCCCATTCCACGCCACAGACTCGAAGAGTTTGCCTCAGGCGCATTTGCAGCCCCTAATAATTCCATTAAAAGCGTAGTTGatcaatatttaaactttatttcccTAGAAGAAAATATGTTCATTCTGGGACGTCAAAAGGCCGTCAAATACGAGTCCCTTCATAAAATTGACGTTACGGATACAGAGATGGATCAAATGATTGAGCAA ATGGTGGACGGCCTTTTCTCTGTGTGTGTCACCCTTTGTACAGTTCCTATCATTAGATGTCCCAAAGGTAATGCAGCAGAGGCAGTAGCTAGGAAGCTGGACGCCAAAATTCGTCAAAATTTGAGTGATGCCCGAAATTCTCTCTTCACACATGAAAGTGGGAAGGGGCAGTATAGTTTTTGCCGACCCGTTTTAATCATTCTTGATAGACAAATCGATTTGGCTACAAGTCTTCATCATACGTGGACATATCAGGCTCTGGCCCACGATGTTCTTAATTATAGTATGAATAAAGTTACAATTGTAGAGAAGGGAAGTGGGGAGAGTGAAACATCAGGGAAAAAAACACGTGGGTGTAGTTTAGATCCCACGGATACATTTTGGAACTCTCACAAGGGAACTCCTTTTCCACAAGTGGCTGAGAAGATTCAAGAGGACTTGGAAGAATATAAGACTCGAGAggatcaaattaagaaaattaaacatgAATTAGGCCTTGATGAAG AGGATTTATTGACGGGGAATACAGAAAAGTTAACGTCTGCAATGTCTTCCCTTCCtgaacttttggaaaaaaagagattaatcGATATGCACACAAGTATTGCTACTTGCATTTTAGATCATATTAAACAACGTCGATTGGATGTGTTTTTTGAGTTGGAAGAGAAAATAATGTCTAAGCAAACACTCAATGAGAGGGCTCTCTTGGATATTTTTGAAGATCCAGAAGCTGGAACCCCTGAAGATAAAATACGATTGTTCTTGATTTATTTCCTTTGCTCTGGAGAAGAGGTATCAGATACGGAGATCGAGCAATATGAAAGAATTCTGTCG gaaTTGGGTTGTGATATAACTCCCTTTCATTATCTAAAACGATGGCGAACAATCAATCAACTGCATTCGTCTAATTTTACACAGTCTACAACTACGGACTATACTGGCGGCGGAACAAAAACCATATCCATGTTTGGTAAGCTCATGGCTCAATCTTCTAGCTTTGTTATGGAAGGTGTCAAAAACtttgttgttaaaaaacatGCACTCCCGGCAACAAAAATCACCGAAGAAATCATGgag GCTCGCTCAGGACAGCatcaagataattatttatatttggatcCAAAAATTCTGAAGGGATCCTTAAAAGAAATTTCCAAAACAAAGAATTCTTTTCAA GAAGGAATTGTTTTTATGGTCGGAGGAGGTAACTACATTGAATATCAAAACTTAATGGATAGCACGCAAGCTAAATCTGGGTTTACCTCCGTTGCTTCgaataatgtaaatttatcaGCTATGGCTGCAACAGCCGGTGTTACATCTTCCATTGGAAATAgaagaataatttatggatGTTCTGCTTTAACTAATGCCAGTGATACTCTTAGGCAATTGTCGCTTTTAGGAAAGGAATTGTAA
- the LOC121120463 gene encoding TGF-beta-activated kinase 1 and MAP3K7-binding protein 1, with protein MECPETSWTDDIPRCRRTGVGTSSNETLSRHRFHALEDRAFHFRLTGMSFFGVLDGFSGCKMSDFASKKMPAEVCLGQIDPSTSDESIKEVLKAAFISSDRDYFESLNESLARALTHNKKTSPESFSSDSGSSATIGVLLDDSRLFIANAGDTGALLISKKNEDTDKEHDLKNFNIVKLSIDHVLGVNEDEELRLQHLGLEPHNLKKVLGGPRGYTRCLGYHRAKSGYFKEEELLLKNAKGVPVLCEPEIHGSIQVGSDSYFLLIYSRPLMDTMMELWDEEDGVDLDKELARLVYEEFESNVTVTGVAQSVVDKIVRLHKDKFEDDVNRFREDITLLVHNLNCDLGSLPSRSRSKSRSSSTREDTTFKAIHTSTTTESSDMLSKQGIESLPVDNFGRILPYVDFSYYNAEWSNHLELTNVTTE; from the exons ATGGAATGTCCAGAGACGAGCTGGACAGACGATATTCCCCGTTGTCGAAGAACGGGGGTAGGAACATCTTCTAATGAAACACTATCCCGACATCGGTTTCATGCCTTGGAAGATCGTGCTTTTCATTTTAGACTCACTGGAATGAGCTTCTTCGG CGTCCTGGATGGATTTTCTGGATGCAAGATGTCGGATTTTGCCTCCAAGAAAATGCCAGCAGAGGTCTGTTTAGGACAAATAGATCCAAGCACCTCTGATGAGTCTATCAAGGAAGTTCTAAAGGCTGCATTCATCTCCTCAGATAGAGATTATTTCGAGTCCCTAAATGAGTCTCTTGCCCGTgcattaa ctcataacaaaaaaacatctcCAGAGTCTTTTTCATCCGATTCGGGCTCTTCAGCTACAATAGGAGTTCTTCTTGATGATTCTCGACTCTTTATTGCCAATGCGGGTGATACGGGAGCACTTTTAATATCCAAGAAAAATGAGGATACGGATAAAGAACATGACTTAAAGAACTTTAACATTGTCAAATTATCCATTGATCATGTTCTCGGTGTCAATGAAGACGAAGAACTTCGTTTACAACACTTGGGTCTGGAAcctcataacttaaaaaaagttttgggcgGCCCTCGTGGATACACGCGTTGTTTAGGGTATCACCGAGCTAAAAGTGGATACTTCAAAGAAGAGGAACTATTGCTCAAGAATGCAAAAGGTGTTCCTGTTCTATGTGAGCCTGAAATTCATGGAAGTATACAAGTTGGTTCAGATTCTTATTTCTTGCTCATATACTCTCGTCCCTTGATGGATACTATGATGGAATTGTGGGATGAGGAGGATGGAGTTGATTTAGATAAAGAATTGGCCCGTCTCGTCTATGAAGAATTTGAGTCCAACGTGACTGTTACGGGAGTAGCACAAAGTGTCGTCGATAAAATTGTTCGTTTACACAAAGATAAGTTTGAGGATGATGTGAATCGATTTCGAGAAGACATTACTCTTcttgtacataatttaaattgtgaCTTGGGCTCTCTTCCTTCTAGATCAAGAAGTAAGTCCCGCTCATCTTCCACAAGAGAGGACACTACTTTTAAGGCTATTCACACATCTACAACAACTGAGAGTTCGGATATGCTCTCGAAGCAGGGAATTGAGAGTTTGCCTGTCGATAACTTTGGCCGTATTCTCCCATATGTTGACTTTAGCTATTACAATGCTGAATGGAGCAATCATTTAGAATTGACGAATGTTACAACTGAATAG
- the alpha-Man-IIa gene encoding alpha-mannosidase 2 — MLFRMRRTKAILGSLVLACFLIFFYTLSQNTNEETQGDTPKINLENLEVKLKGLEHAIEGNERMLSSIKESINNLEKHQASLDKESNVIRSKGHSSVRKTFATIHKADLLFAQRPSTTTNISTLAIYEEIPFDNQDGGPWKQGWPITYSQSAFSQSDKLRVFVVPHSHNDPGWIKTFDTYFKENTIYILNNIVPKLTADPRRKFIWAEISFFSMWWNLQSEDVRSNIIKLLENGQFEIVTGGWVMNDEANTYYGAMIEQQISGHEWCKNNLKGYQPTFGWAIDPFGMTPTMAYLLKRMGFEGMLIQRTHYEVKKYLARNQNLEFKWRQHWDHESSTDMLTHMMPFYSYDIPHTCGPDPKICCQFDFDRLPGMRTGCPWKIPPKPITDSNVEERALLLLDQYKKKAQLYKTNVVLVPLGDDFRYDKSVEWNKQFDNYQKIFDYVNNNPELNAELKFGTLGDYFRTLKNESKRKTGLQDGLFPSLSGDFFTYADVNDNYWSGYYTSRPFFKNFDRVLGGYLRAAEIMFSMAWAEMMSYSNSDTKKISNPLMKYIVEARRSYSLFQHHDGVTGTAKKHVMQDYGRRMSKSIKELQIVMSQVTHYLLTSSKTLYKVENENKIWFEFSEKADDFASLFSERVLETNGYDKNMVTIFNSHGRTRSEMITIKVSNPNIRLYTINLVDGDEEEEDINFQISPVFDSQHEILNTQFYLSFVVEVAALSLKSYYMVELKPEEGSNPSMEIANIRLYNTVKQPFQVKPFSDVGVFHQGAKFMLENGYVRTHFDENGILEAITTLDDKVKTDVRLSFVQYSTRNVGEKSGAYLFLPDGPAKTMRVESPIVEIIEGKLFSSVKVFLPQIVHYVRVMSSPGVDGTGLQIENIVDMRRYNNLEIAMRFDAAIDSKTIFYTDLNGFSMMERRRLSKIPLQANFYPIASMAYIQDTSSRLTLISRQPLGGSSLQSGQLEIMLDRRLMQDDNRGLGEPVTDNLITKSSFTLILERSIPSCRGENSKNGASYPSLLAVGARHALLNPLYSMFYLGEKSKLSSLSNSYANVERDLACDIDILNLRTSITSSETPTDSSAFIVHRQGFNGCYKPIGMNCVTNEGRLSLSELFPHIYSNNVQQMTLSLLYTGQKIEKSFMVSIKPMEMYTFILKH; from the exons ATGTTGTTCAGAATGAGGAGGACAAAAGCAATTCTTGGAAGCTTGGTCTTGGCTTGTTTCCTCATCTTTTTCTACACACTATCCCAGAATACCAATGAAGAGACTCAAGGAGATACACCAAAG attaatttggaaaatttggaaGTGAAGCTCAAGGGCCTGGAACATGCCATTGAAGGAAATGAACGCATGCTTTCCTCTATCAAAGAATCCATTAACAACTTGGAGAAGCATCAAGCCTCTCTGGATAAAGAGTCGAATGTAATTCGATCTAAAGGTCACAGCTCTGTCCGGAAAACCTTTGCAACTATTCACAAAGCAGATTTACTCTTTGCTCAACGCCCATCCACCACCACCAATATAAGTACCTTAGCCATCTATGAAGAAATACCCTTTGACAATCAGGATGGGGGACCTTGGAAGCAAGGTTGGCCCATTACCTATAGTCAGTCCGCATTTTCTCAATCGGATAAGCTCCGTGTTTTTGTTGTACCACATTCACATAATGATCCAGGATGGATTAAAACATTCGATACATACTTCAAAGAAAAcaccatatatattttgaataacattGTGCCTAAACTTACCGCAGATCCAAGGCGGAAATTTATATGGgcagaaatttcttttttttcaatgtggtGGAACTTGCAAAGTGAGGACGTTAGGTCTAATATTATCAAGCTTTTGGAAAATGGACAATTTGAAATTGTCACTGGTGGGTGGGTTATGAATGATGAAGCAAATACTTACTATGGTGCAATGATCGAACAACAAATATCTGGTCACGAAtggtgtaaaaataatttaaaaggatATCAGCCAAC ATTCGGCTGGGCCATTGATCCCTTTGGAATGACCCCCACTATGGCttacttattaaaaagaatGGGGTTTGAAGGTATGCTCATTCAGAGAACTCACTATGAAGTCAAAAAGTATTTAGCCAGAAACCAAAACCTTGAATTTAAATGGCGTCAACATTGgg ATCATGAGTCTTCAACGGATATGTTGACTCATATGATGCCTTTTTACTCCTACGATATTCCCCATACGTGTGGACCCGATCCAAAAATTTGTTGTCAGTTTGATTTTGATAGATTACCAGGCATGAGAACTGGATGTCCATGGAAAATTCCTCCTAAGCCCATCACTGATTCCAATGTTGAGGAAAGGGCTTTACTACTTCTAGATCAATACAAGAAAAAAGCTCAATTATATAA GACAAATGTTGTGCTTGTACCTCTTGGTGATGATTTCCGTTATGACAAGTCCGTGGAGTGGAACAAGCAATTTGATAACTATCAAAAGATATTTGACTATGTTAATAACAACCCAGAACTCAATGCGGAATTGAAATTTGGAACACTTGGGGATTATTTCAGAACTTTGAAAAATGAGTCTAAAAGAAAAACAGGTCTCCAAGATGGTTTATTTCCCTCACTTTCAggtgatttttttacatatgctGATGTAAATGATAATTACTGGTCTGGATATTACACATCGcggccattttttaaaaattttgaccGTGTTTTGGGAGGATATCTTCG AGCCGCTGAAATTATGTTTTCAATGGCCTGGGCTGAAATGATGAGCTACTCAAATtcggatacaaaaaaaatatctaatcccctaatgaaatatattgtcGAAGCAAGACGAAGTTACAGTTTGTTTCAGCATCATGATGGTGTTACCGGAACTGCAAAAAAACATGTCATGCAAGATTACGGAAGGCG GATGTCTAAAAGTATAAAAGAGCTTCAAATCGTCATGTCTCAAGTCACTCACTATCTTTTAACATCATCCAAGACATTGTATAAAGTTGAAAATGAGAACAAAATATGGTTTGAGTTCAGTGAGAAAGCTGATGATTTTGCATCATTGTTTTCGGAGCGAGTGCTTGAGACGAATGGCTATGACAAAAATATGGTAACCATTTTCAACTCCCATGGAAGAACACGGTCAGAAATGATTACAATCAAAGTATCTAATCCTAACATTCGACTATACACAATAAACTTGGTTGATGGTGATgaggaagaagaagatattaattttcaaattagtcCAGTCTTCGATAGTCAACATGAGATACTTAATACCcagttttatttaagttttgtcGTTGAAGTTGCGGCACTTTCATTAAAAAGTTACTATATGGTTGAATTAAAACCTGAAGAGGGTTCAAATCC GAGTATGGAAATAGCGAATATTCGGCTTTATAACACAGTCAAGCAGCCTTTTCAAGTTAAACCCTTTTCTGATGTGGGGGTTTTCCATCAAGGTGCTAAATTTATGCTCGAAAACGGTTATGTACGTACTCATTTTGATGAGAATGGAATTCTTGAGGCCATTACAACTCTTGACGATAAAGTCAAAACGGATGTGCGATTGTCTTTTGTGCAATACTCGACGAGGAATGTTGGTGAAAAGTCGGGTGCCTATCTCTTTTTACCAGATGGGCCAGCTAAGACAATGAGAGTTGAAAGCCCTATTGTGGAAATTATTGAAGGAAAACTATTTTCATCTGTTAAAGTCTTTTTGCCTCAAATCGTACATTATGTCAGAGTAATGTCATCACCTGGCGTAGACGGAACTGGtctacaaatagaaaatatcgTTGATATGAGAAGATATAATAATTTGGAGATTGCTATGAGATTTGATGCCGCCATtgattcaaaaactattttttatactgATTTGAATGGCTTTTCCATGATGGAGCGTAGAAGATTAAGTAAAATACCGCTTCAAGCCAATTTCTATCCAATAGCATCTATGGCTTATATTCAAGATACATCCAG tCGCCTTACCTTGATTTCTCGTCAACCCCTTGGTGGTTCTTCACTCCAATCTGGACAATTGGAAATTATGCTTGACCGTCGGCTGATGCAAGACGATAATCGAGGTCTTGGAGAGCCCGTTACTGATAATTTAATCACGAAAAGTAGTTTTACTTTAATTCTTGAGAGAAGCATTCCCTCATGTAGAGGCGAAAATTCTAAAAATGGTGCATCCTATCCATCTCTTCTTGCCGTGGGAGCGCGTCATGCACTCCTTAATCCCTTATACTCAATGTTTTATTTGggtgaaaaatcaaaattgtccTCTTTATCTAACTCATATGCAAATGTTGAACGAGATTTAGCTTGCGacattgatattttaaactTGCGAACCTCTATTACAAGTTCAGAAACTCCTACTGATTCTTCAGCTTTCATAGTTCATCGTCAGGGTTTTAATGGTTGTTACAAGCCCATTGGAATGAATTGTGTTACAAACGAAGGAAGG TTATCCCTGTCTGAGCTCTTTCCACATATCTACTCCAATAACGTGCAACAAATGACTCTCTCATTGTTATATACTGGACAAAAGATTGAAAAGTCATTTATGGTATCCATTAAGCCCATGGaaatgtatacttttattttgaagcaTTAA